Genomic DNA from uncultured Fibrobacter sp.:
TTTCAATAAACTGCGGAGACTTCGCAAGTTTCAAGGCATGCACAAAGAAATTCTTCTCGATTTCCTTGTCGCCACGCTTTGCAGGGTTTTTCACCTTTGCGCCGATGAGCGCACCGACGGTCTTTGCGTAGCGCAATACCTGCACCAAGTCGAAATTGCTCAGGCGCTGGTAATTACTTCCGTACTTCGTCGAATTGAGCGCTGTCCGCAAGGTTTCGGAATCCACAGTATCCTTGAGTTCATAGTCCGGAGCCTTCGCCTCGGGCCATGCCGAAGCAAAATCCTTACGCCATTCTTCGGTAGGTGCCGCAGAACGGTTTTCGGCACTCCGTTCCACAAACGGGCAGTAACCGTAATTCGTGAGAATCTCAAAGGCGCGACCTTCAAGATCGGGTTTCAGGATAAAGCCGTAGCCGGGAATGAATTCCTCGGCACATTCCATGAACTGCGGGAAACGCGCAAGTTCCCCGAGGACGTCGGCATTTTCGATTTTAAGCAAACGAACGGTCTGCACCTTCGCACCGTAATACGAGGAGTTCCATTCCGCAAGGGTCGATTCCACGTTCACAGGCGGCTTGATCCAGCTCTTGAAGCTTTCGATTTCGGATTCCGCCATTCCGCACTTAAGGCCGCGCATATAGCTTTCGCGGTTCAGCGAAAAGCGCAGGTACATCTCGTCGTTTTCCACCTTCGCAAGGCATGCCAGCATAAACAGCACACGCGGCGCCGTTCCGGTCGATGCAATCAATTCAAAGTTCGGAAGGCAGGAAATATTCTGGTCGGGAACAGACGCGATAGACGATTCCAGCCAATCCTTGCCGGACTGATCCAAAGCAACCGTTGCGATTTTTCCACCGGCAACCGTAAAGCGAATCAGTCCCAAAAGCCACAGTTCACGAAGGACGCGCGGCAGGTAATCCCATGCGAGTTCGCCACCCTTTTCCTGCAAGCGGAAAGTCGGATCCATGACCCAGAACAGGTAAGCGGCATCGGCGGCAGACTTCGGCTGTTCCAGCTTGCGCAACAGGCGCACACAATGGCTGCGGTCGCCACGGAAACGTTCCTTGAGCCACCAGGAAACAAGATCCTGATGCAGGCGGAACCCGTTCTTATAAAGGAATTCAATAGCCCTTTCCGAAGGTACCAGACAGGCATCCTGCTGTTCCAGCCAACCGTTCCCCGTAAGGAAACTAAAGATCAATGACAGTTCGTTCTCGGCGGCCTTTTCCGAAAGGCGCTTTGCCGTAATAAAGGAATCTGCACAAATCTGATAACTGCGGCGGTGCAGCGCACTGCTATTGTTTATCTTGAGTTCGCCCTGCATGGCGTAGGCAAGCACTTCGCAAACATGCCAGTCCACAAGATTCTGGTAGGCAATTCCCGTTCCAGACGCATTCACCGATTCCGCTGCCGGCAGATCGAAGCTGTCCACAAAATTCGAGAAACCGTAGTAGACGGTCGTATTGGCCGAAGAGGTGCGCCAAAGCACAAATTCACGGCACATCGAAAGAAGGAACGCCTGCAGGTCGCGAGCCTTACTCACGGGAACGGTCAGACGCAGTTCGTTGTAGGTGAGTCCCCTGGAGGCACTATTATAGATGAGTTCCAGGCAACGGCGCTGCCAGGGCTCCATTTTTTCGCGCAGGGTTTCGATACGACCTTTGTCGCTATAAAAAGAAAGAGTTTCGTCTTGAATCAGCGCATTGTTCAACAAGCCCTTATGGCCAAAAGCCTTCGCATGGGCATTGCGAAGAAGCGGCTTAGACATCCCGTCAAAAAAAGCATTCAGATCAAACATCAATTCCACCCTTAACTAGGGCGGACAAATATAGAAAAAATTTCAGCCGTTGCTAGGGTAGCGACTAGCGCAGCGAGGCTTTCACTTCTTCGATAGAGCCGGCCACGGTCTGCTTGTTGTTCCAGATACGCATGAAACTCTTGCCGTAATGCTCGGTGACAACACGGTTATCGAGAATCAGCACCTTTCCGGAGTCCTCTTCGGAACGAATCAGACGACCAAGTCCCTGGCGCAATTCCATGTAGGCTTCGGGAACAAAGAATTCCTTGAACGCATTCTTGCCTTCGGCCTTCATCTTGTTGGCAACCCCTGCCACCAGCGGATCCACCGGATTCGGGAACGGGAGCTTCGGGATCACCAAAAGCTTCAGCGCATCACCCGGGAAGTCAACACCTTCCCACAGACTCTGGCAGCCAAGCAGACAGGCGCCACGGGACTTACGGAACATAGCCACAAGTCCATCGAGCGAGCCGTCCACATGCTGGCACAAAAGCAACTTGTTCTTCTCGGCAAACACCGGAGCAAGGGCCGCCTGCGCCTTCATCATCGCAGAAATACTGGTAAACAGCACCATCGTATTTTCTTCGACCTCGGGGAGCACGGCACAAAGCGTCTCGTTTACGGCGTCGTTGTATTCCGGGACAGACGGCTTGGGCAGGAACTTTGCCACAATCATCGAGCGGCGTTCATCCTTGCCTGCCGATTCGGTATAGACACGCACAAACGGGTTCTTCTTGCCATCGAGGCTGTCCATTCCCATCTTCTGGACAAAGTAGCTCAAGTCACCCTGCACCGAAAGCGTTGCCGAGGTGAAAGTCGCCGACTTGATCCACGGATAGAACTTTTCTTTCCACGGGGCAGAGGCATCGAGCGGACTGGCGTGCAGCTTGATGGTATGCGGATTGAAGGGTTCTTCCATATAGAAAGCCCAATCGTCGCGCCCCGCCTTCACTACAAATTCGAAGTCCTGGATAAAGCGGGAAAGTTCCGTCATGCGACCGCTAATGTCACTCAACAAGCCCGAAAGTTCCTTCTTGGCAGAGGCGAGTGCGGCATTTGCAGCAATCGAAGTCGCCAGGCTTTCGGCAAGCTTTATCGCGTTCAGGCCCTGGTCAATGAACGTGGCAGGGTCGGCATCGTATTCGGCCTTGATACCGGATACATAGGTAAAGCCGTTCCTGGTATTTTTCTGTTTCGCAAGTTTCTTGCCAATCTTCATAAAGAAACGGTGCAGCGCCTTTTCGGTTTCGCTAAGCGATTCCGTAAGGTTTGCACAGCTTGCTAGCAGCTCCGTTTCTTCGGCGGGAATGCGCTTTTCGAGTTCGGCAACAAGCCCGTCGCGATTTTCGGTTTCGCGGCCCTTCGAAGGCACGAGCGTCTTGATAATGTTCCTGAGCGCAAAGAACGAAACCGTGCGTCCGAACGCATTGCGGCTCACCTGCGGGAGTCGATGCGCTTCGTCGAACACGATATGTTCGTACAGCGGGAGTAGCGCAAAGTCGAGGCCCATGTCGGCAAGGAACAGGGAATGGTTCACTAGCACCAGATTGGAATTCATCGCGCGACGCTTGGCGGCAAGGGCCGGGCACTTATTGAAATGCGGGCACTTTTCACCGAGGCAGGACTTCGCGGAACTTGAAATCTTGGACCAGAGTACACGATTGCGGCCCTGGCTAAAGGAATTACATTCGTTCACGTCGCCCGTTTCTGTCGAGTAGACCCACGGCACTATCGCCATGAAGGAATCACGTTCGTCGCTTTGCAACAGGTTCTGCGGAGCCTTCAGAATTTCTTCGAACTTGCGGAGGCACAGGTAGTTTTCGCGACCCTTCAAAACGGCGGCCTTGAGCTTGCCGTCGAACAGGCCTGCCACCATCGGAATGTCCTTACTCCAGAGCTGTTCCTGCAACGCACGGGTCGCGGTACTGATAACGACACGTTCACCCGACACCGCCTTGCACGCGGCAGAAACCAGGTAGGCAAGCGACTTGCCCGAACCCGTCGGGGCTTCCAACACGCAGAGGCCACCCTTGTGCATGTTACGCTCCACCACCGAGGCAAAGTCCTGCTGGTTGTGGCGCACCTGGAAATTTTCAATCGCCGCAGAAAGGAGCCCACCCTCCTTAAAGAACTCGCTCACACGCGGGGCGCGCTCCTTGACCGGAGCATTTTCGAGCGGAACGTCCGGCAACTTGAACTGCGGAAGCTCCGAGGCATTTTCATTTTCGCCCCATACAAGCGACCAGTCCGAACCCCTGGCAATTTTTGCGAGAACCTCCACAAGCCACGGGTCCGAATTTGCAATCTTGTCAAGCGCCATGACGAACAGGTGACCGCAGGCCTCTGCATCGGGGAGTGCGCGGTGCGCACGGCTACGCTCAATGCCCAGCTCCTGCACCAAGGTATCGAGTCGGTGATTCGGCACATTCTGGTAGGCAATGCGCGAAACCGTCAGAGAATCCCACACCGGGTGGTTTTCAAACGAAACACCCACCTTCGCGAAAGTCTGCTTCAAGAACTTGGAATCGAACATCGCGTTATGCGCGACAATCGGCAAATCACCGATAAACGAATAAATCTTCTGCGCCACGGCAGCAAACGTTTCCGCATTTTCGAGGTCTGCGTTGCTGATACCCGTAAGCGATTCGATAAAAGGACGAAGCGTCACCGAAGTCGGCTTAACCAGATAATCGACCGATTCCTTTTCGACGCCGTTTTCAAAACGCACCAGCGCCACTTCGATAATTTCGTCCTTTTCAAAATCGAGACCCGTCGTTTCAAGGTCCAGCGCAACAAAAGATTTAATTTCCATTTGATTCCTCATAAAACTTTTTGCGGTATTATAGCGAAGGCACCACCTTCGTCAGGCTATCGAGCAAATTTTCACCGTTTTTCACCTTGAGCGTATCGCTGATAGCACGCCAGGCCGATCCGTAGCGAAGCGGTTCCACGGAGCCTGCGTCGGGCAGGTCACGACCTTCTTCGGGGAAATAGTAATCCATCAGGTAGTCCCCTTCCACCAAATCGTCAAAACTGAAACTGCCGTCGGCCTTGCAATGTTCCAAATAGTACTGGTTCGTCGCAGCAGAAAGCAGGCGCACAATCGCCTTGGTATCCGCTCCCGAAATTTTTCCACGCAGTTTCGCCAGCTTCAACTTGCTCACCGTCTCAAACTTCTGCAAACGTTCATACTTGAGTTCAATCACCGTATCGCGCTTTCCGTTGCTATCGGCAGCGGCAAGGGTCGTATCCATGTAACCCATCAAGAAAATGACCGAAATGTCTGTCTGCCACGGAGCCGTCTTTTCGACCGCAAAACGCACCGGATCCATCTGCTTCACCTGCAACTGCGTCGTATCCTTGTTTATCGCGACATAGAAAGTCTGCGTAAGCGAATCGAGTTTCGGCTTGTTGAAATGCACAATCAGGGAATCGTCCGGGAAAAGCACCTTCGCCTTGGAATTCGTCTTTACCCCCGTAACCTTGGGGGGAAGCGTATCCGACTCCATCTTCTTCCATT
This window encodes:
- a CDS encoding helicase C-terminal domain-containing protein; this translates as MEIKSFVALDLETTGLDFEKDEIIEVALVRFENGVEKESVDYLVKPTSVTLRPFIESLTGISNADLENAETFAAVAQKIYSFIGDLPIVAHNAMFDSKFLKQTFAKVGVSFENHPVWDSLTVSRIAYQNVPNHRLDTLVQELGIERSRAHRALPDAEACGHLFVMALDKIANSDPWLVEVLAKIARGSDWSLVWGENENASELPQFKLPDVPLENAPVKERAPRVSEFFKEGGLLSAAIENFQVRHNQQDFASVVERNMHKGGLCVLEAPTGSGKSLAYLVSAACKAVSGERVVISTATRALQEQLWSKDIPMVAGLFDGKLKAAVLKGRENYLCLRKFEEILKAPQNLLQSDERDSFMAIVPWVYSTETGDVNECNSFSQGRNRVLWSKISSSAKSCLGEKCPHFNKCPALAAKRRAMNSNLVLVNHSLFLADMGLDFALLPLYEHIVFDEAHRLPQVSRNAFGRTVSFFALRNIIKTLVPSKGRETENRDGLVAELEKRIPAEETELLASCANLTESLSETEKALHRFFMKIGKKLAKQKNTRNGFTYVSGIKAEYDADPATFIDQGLNAIKLAESLATSIAANAALASAKKELSGLLSDISGRMTELSRFIQDFEFVVKAGRDDWAFYMEEPFNPHTIKLHASPLDASAPWKEKFYPWIKSATFTSATLSVQGDLSYFVQKMGMDSLDGKKNPFVRVYTESAGKDERRSMIVAKFLPKPSVPEYNDAVNETLCAVLPEVEENTMVLFTSISAMMKAQAALAPVFAEKNKLLLCQHVDGSLDGLVAMFRKSRGACLLGCQSLWEGVDFPGDALKLLVIPKLPFPNPVDPLVAGVANKMKAEGKNAFKEFFVPEAYMELRQGLGRLIRSEEDSGKVLILDNRVVTEHYGKSFMRIWNNKQTVAGSIEEVKASLR